Proteins encoded by one window of Silvibacterium dinghuense:
- a CDS encoding glycoside hydrolase family 43 protein, with protein MLLAAVVPAMAQALKAGDPYVFAYFREPGNQGIYFALSRDGYHYTPLNDGQPWIRPTAPGEIMRDVYITRNPDGHGFRMVFTWAWHGDSIGVASSDDLMHWSPQRDVKIMSDFPSVQNTWAPETYWDVKKKQWLIVWASSFAAASGSKDKGEGLRLWSSWTRDWQSFTKPEKFFDRGYPVIDATMFHREMHGKKDVVMVFKDQTTDPLRYNERWVAGPTVAGPWGEASGPINESWSEGPSVIHVKDKWVVFYDHYRSPRARFEAVETSDWIHWESADDAIDLPEGSKHGSFFQVTKQEAQRLLSRHDTPSVATQP; from the coding sequence ATGCTTCTGGCTGCAGTTGTGCCGGCAATGGCGCAGGCGCTGAAGGCCGGTGATCCATATGTCTTTGCTTATTTCAGGGAACCGGGTAATCAGGGCATCTACTTTGCACTGAGCCGCGACGGTTACCACTACACTCCGCTCAACGATGGGCAGCCGTGGATTAGACCCACGGCTCCGGGTGAGATCATGCGTGACGTCTACATCACGCGGAATCCGGATGGGCACGGCTTTCGGATGGTCTTCACCTGGGCCTGGCACGGAGATTCGATCGGTGTAGCAAGCTCAGATGACCTGATGCACTGGTCGCCGCAGCGTGATGTGAAGATCATGAGCGATTTTCCGTCGGTGCAGAATACGTGGGCTCCGGAGACTTACTGGGATGTGAAGAAGAAACAGTGGCTGATCGTGTGGGCAAGCTCGTTTGCGGCCGCATCGGGGAGCAAAGATAAGGGTGAGGGGCTTCGTCTGTGGTCGTCATGGACACGCGACTGGCAGAGCTTTACGAAGCCGGAGAAGTTCTTCGACCGTGGCTATCCGGTGATCGACGCCACCATGTTTCATCGTGAAATGCATGGGAAGAAAGATGTGGTGATGGTTTTTAAGGATCAGACGACAGACCCGTTGCGCTATAACGAGCGGTGGGTAGCCGGCCCGACAGTGGCCGGTCCCTGGGGCGAAGCTTCGGGGCCAATCAACGAGAGTTGGTCCGAGGGGCCAAGTGTGATCCATGTGAAAGACAAATGGGTCGTCTTCTACGATCATTACCGCTCTCCCCGGGCACGCTTCGAAGCGGTCGAGACCTCGGACTGGATTCACTGGGAAAGCGCGGATGACGCCATCGATCTTCCCGAAGGTTCGAAGCACGGCAGCTTCTTCCAGGTGACGAAGCAAGAAGCGCAGCGGCTGCTCAGCCGCCACGATACTCCATCTGTTGCAACGCAGCCCTGA
- a CDS encoding DUF5060 domain-containing protein — protein MDRREMLKFGAATMAVTLQPAAFAKSAEKTRSTASPSPDTLQRVEQWGLFELALHGPASGNPFQDVTFSAAFTHEHRTVEVKGFYDGDGVYKVRFMPDMQGPWSCVTASSSKELNGHSTRFDCTAPSPENHGPVTTAHRYHFLHADRTPYFPFGTTTYAYFFTGDAHAADSLAGMKGAFNKTRACVLPKPLGQGAQILPFPNTGAAADSRGGTNDYARFNPAYFQLLEKRIVELQSAGIEADCILFHPYDAWGYKAMPSEVDDFYLRYVVARLAAYRNVWWSIANEYDLVKSKTTADWDRFFRIVQAEDPYSHLRSIHHSAVIYDHSKPWCTHASLQSYDFEKSAERRAAWNKPIIYDEIQYEGDVERRWGNLSAEEMTRRFWLAAVRGVYATHGEVFIADENGPHAHEPSWSDAGRLRGESASRIHFLHDLVAAHTQVGLNEYEGSYYLCSGTPNELYLWYFDYHRPARYEFPLPNTANFEATLIDPYAMTQTKLDGMFSGKSRVALPNRPYQAILFRKISDVIGKPTGKAPTPEVQD, from the coding sequence ATGGATCGAAGAGAGATGCTCAAGTTTGGCGCGGCCACAATGGCCGTCACGCTGCAGCCGGCAGCTTTCGCCAAAAGCGCGGAGAAAACCCGATCCACAGCTTCTCCTTCTCCTGACACTCTGCAGAGGGTTGAACAATGGGGGCTCTTCGAACTCGCGCTGCATGGCCCAGCCTCGGGCAACCCGTTCCAGGATGTCACATTCAGCGCCGCTTTTACTCATGAACATCGCACCGTTGAGGTCAAGGGCTTCTACGACGGAGATGGCGTTTACAAGGTCCGATTTATGCCCGATATGCAGGGGCCGTGGAGCTGCGTCACTGCTAGCTCGTCAAAGGAACTCAACGGCCACAGCACCCGCTTTGACTGCACCGCACCTTCCCCCGAGAATCACGGCCCTGTAACGACTGCGCACCGCTATCACTTTCTCCATGCCGATCGCACACCATACTTCCCCTTCGGCACCACAACCTACGCCTATTTTTTCACCGGGGATGCACACGCCGCAGATTCGCTTGCCGGCATGAAAGGGGCTTTCAACAAAACACGCGCCTGTGTGCTGCCCAAGCCCCTGGGCCAGGGAGCTCAGATTCTTCCTTTTCCCAATACCGGCGCAGCGGCAGACAGTCGCGGCGGCACAAATGACTACGCGCGCTTTAACCCTGCATACTTCCAATTGCTCGAGAAACGCATCGTCGAGCTTCAATCCGCGGGCATCGAGGCCGACTGTATCCTCTTCCATCCTTACGATGCGTGGGGATACAAGGCTATGCCGTCCGAGGTCGATGATTTTTACCTGCGCTATGTTGTCGCGCGCCTCGCGGCATATCGCAATGTCTGGTGGTCCATCGCCAACGAGTATGACCTGGTGAAGTCCAAGACCACCGCCGACTGGGATCGCTTCTTTCGTATCGTGCAAGCCGAAGATCCATACAGCCATCTACGCTCGATCCATCATTCTGCCGTCATCTATGACCATTCGAAACCCTGGTGCACGCATGCCAGCCTGCAGAGCTATGACTTCGAGAAGTCTGCCGAGCGCCGCGCGGCATGGAACAAGCCCATTATTTATGACGAAATCCAGTATGAAGGCGACGTGGAACGGCGTTGGGGGAATCTCTCTGCGGAAGAGATGACCCGACGCTTCTGGCTTGCTGCCGTGCGGGGTGTCTACGCAACGCATGGAGAAGTCTTCATCGCCGATGAGAACGGACCTCATGCGCATGAGCCGAGCTGGTCCGACGCTGGACGTCTTCGCGGAGAATCCGCATCCCGGATTCACTTTCTCCATGACCTGGTTGCCGCGCATACGCAGGTTGGCTTGAATGAATATGAAGGCTCGTACTACCTCTGCTCCGGCACCCCAAATGAACTGTACCTGTGGTACTTCGACTACCATCGCCCCGCGCGTTATGAATTTCCCCTGCCCAACACGGCTAACTTCGAAGCAACGCTCATCGATCCTTATGCCATGACGCAGACTAAGCTTGACGGAATGTTCTCCGGAAAGTCGCGCGTCGCACTCCCTAACCGCCCTTATCAGGCCATTCTCTTTCGCAAGATATCCGATGTGATCGGCAAACCCACCGGCAAAGCTCCGACACCAGAGGTGCAGGACTGA
- a CDS encoding IclR family transcriptional regulator, which yields MKKTESKSKAGIRRRVPKWAMTNTETAPDDDAYYLRSIGRALDVLNCFDGQTPLSLKEISMRVGLPESSLFRVLRTLEKHEYLQQFRDGTYQLSPRLIFGWLVRAADKVRDTARPELERLVNAFNETASLAYLFDDRIHVLDCMETFHEIRMTNKIGRVLPPHCSALGKAITAFQERSQADRLLEVYGLTPRTEHTITDRQKLFAEFAHVRKSGVACDREESIRGGICFAAAMHAENKPVVAAISLSTPAIRMDSKRELEIQAALLEAAQSIARKL from the coding sequence ATGAAGAAAACTGAAAGCAAATCGAAGGCTGGAATCCGCAGACGGGTTCCCAAATGGGCGATGACGAACACGGAGACCGCGCCGGATGACGATGCTTATTACCTGCGATCGATCGGCCGGGCTCTCGATGTCCTGAATTGTTTCGACGGGCAGACTCCGTTGTCGTTGAAGGAGATCAGCATGCGGGTGGGATTACCGGAGTCCTCGCTCTTCCGCGTGTTGCGAACGCTCGAAAAGCATGAGTATCTGCAGCAGTTCCGCGATGGCACCTATCAATTGTCGCCGCGGCTGATCTTCGGATGGCTCGTGCGGGCTGCTGACAAAGTGCGGGATACGGCGCGTCCTGAGCTGGAACGCCTGGTGAACGCGTTCAATGAAACAGCGAGCCTGGCGTATTTATTCGATGACCGCATTCACGTGCTCGATTGCATGGAGACCTTCCATGAGATTCGCATGACCAATAAAATCGGGCGCGTGCTTCCGCCACATTGCTCTGCGCTGGGCAAGGCCATTACCGCGTTCCAGGAGCGCAGCCAGGCAGATCGCTTGCTTGAGGTATACGGCTTGACGCCACGTACCGAGCACACGATCACTGATCGTCAAAAGCTCTTCGCGGAGTTTGCGCACGTACGCAAAAGTGGTGTGGCCTGCGATCGCGAGGAGTCTATCCGCGGCGGTATTTGTTTTGCGGCCGCAATGCATGCGGAGAATAAACCGGTCGTCGCTGCCATCAGTTTGTCGACGCCGGCGATTCGCATGGATAGCAAGCGTGAGCTGGAGATTCAGGCTGCACTGCTCGAAGCAGCTCAGAGCATCGCTCGCAAGCTATAG
- a CDS encoding TonB-dependent receptor translates to MAQEVRSTIAGHVSDSTGARVPGAQITVRNTDTGVVTTVKTNETGDYTVPFLQQGTYDVIASEPGFKATHYAGLLLSTEQTLTENIVLAIGNVSETVTVASEGALIDTATAETGQTLTAKEVEDLPSNGRSPLGFARDEYGVVSKGKHSQAQTRPFDNSAADDFSLGGGNSASNELLLNGVPNMQDSSRTAGYSPQLDSVDAVHVDEFTSDASFGDTSGGTVNITTKPGTNTFHGSASEYYSGSRPLTAEPYFTTQGASVSSTHFNQFGGAIGGPVYIPHVFDGHNRVFFEYAFEGYIGALPSTFIGSVPTEAERKGDFSSLLAVSPEYQLYNPYDVTATTANGKTTYTRAAINDNIMSNAGLSVNSVGENYLALFPSPNYSGPSTKDDGTNNFFASDPTQNNYKSNALRVDVAISQANKIYGEVHRSTSYTNQSNVFHSIATGTSAEVLLWGGSIDDTHTFNSTTFLDTRLGFSRSINSSNPNSYGTDPTTLGFPSYIRGDSTAYAIPRLTFSDDGYSNIPSISSEPGSTASYDSIQLFASLNKSIGRHTIKIGPDIRANKDSVLSPGNADGDYSFSTGSTDFLTSGSTGTVQPFGSTFAMLYLGLPSSGSYDVNTKFQYNNWYNALFIQDDWKIRPNLTASLGLRLEHETPVNESNNKMTTAWDPNVENASSSAAAAAYAADPSLLPVADFKPTGGLYYANSSDRHAYHTAPLYLGPRLGLAYSPELTHGTTAIRLGWGVFENPFNNYYQGQTYGYSQTTSMIVSNDSNQTVATTLSDPFPTASNPIVQPAGAAWGINTNLGSKMVFYGNIKVPYAMRSSLDIQQQFGKNWMLDIGYINTHQVHLSYSNTITGGSGSVPVSYLSRSRYYDAALTAEYNTTVANPYKGTLVGPGATTGINTASTLSVSQLLWPYSEYSSVTQQLVPYGNANYNALLIRLEKRMANGLDLDVNYTYSRNLGAESQLNTAGALWYGETASDFPHSLHLTAIYQLPFGKGRAFLGNASKLVDEALGGWELSTIYSFDSGTPYSWGNVIYNGNWHDIDNNPHNAKGEAFNTKVFDTRTCENGTTTCNNTVGSSSYNPSIQPNAYNNRTFPLYAWRADPTNNWDFSMLKNFRIHDRLQIQPRIDAFNIFNRVQFSAPNLSPTSSAFGTITAQQNTNRQLQGGIHILF, encoded by the coding sequence ATGGCGCAGGAGGTTCGTTCCACTATCGCAGGTCATGTTTCCGATAGCACCGGGGCGCGTGTTCCAGGCGCGCAGATCACGGTTCGAAACACGGACACCGGGGTGGTTACGACGGTAAAAACGAACGAAACAGGCGATTACACGGTTCCATTCCTGCAGCAGGGAACCTACGACGTGATCGCAAGCGAACCAGGATTCAAGGCTACGCATTATGCGGGGTTGCTGCTTTCAACCGAGCAAACGCTGACCGAGAATATCGTTCTTGCCATCGGTAACGTGAGCGAGACGGTGACAGTTGCCAGCGAAGGTGCGCTGATCGACACCGCCACAGCAGAGACGGGACAGACTTTGACCGCGAAAGAGGTAGAAGATCTACCGAGCAATGGCCGCTCGCCCCTGGGTTTTGCGCGCGATGAATATGGCGTGGTCTCCAAGGGTAAGCATTCGCAGGCGCAGACAAGGCCTTTCGACAATAGCGCGGCCGACGACTTCTCCCTTGGCGGAGGCAACTCGGCGTCGAACGAACTGCTGTTGAATGGTGTGCCGAATATGCAGGACTCAAGCCGCACGGCAGGTTATAGCCCGCAACTTGATTCCGTGGATGCAGTCCACGTGGACGAATTTACTTCGGATGCCTCCTTTGGTGACACCTCTGGTGGCACGGTGAACATCACGACCAAGCCTGGAACCAATACCTTTCATGGGAGCGCATCAGAATACTACTCAGGCTCCCGTCCGTTGACCGCGGAGCCCTATTTCACGACACAGGGTGCGAGCGTGAGCTCGACGCATTTCAACCAGTTTGGCGGAGCTATTGGCGGGCCGGTATATATCCCACATGTTTTTGATGGACATAACCGGGTTTTCTTTGAGTATGCGTTCGAAGGCTACATCGGAGCACTCCCTTCGACCTTCATCGGTAGCGTGCCGACTGAGGCCGAGCGGAAGGGCGACTTCTCGTCGCTGCTGGCTGTCTCGCCGGAATATCAGCTTTACAATCCGTATGATGTGACAGCCACAACCGCGAATGGCAAGACAACTTATACTCGTGCGGCGATCAATGACAATATCATGTCCAACGCCGGGCTCTCGGTAAACTCGGTCGGTGAGAACTATCTTGCCTTGTTCCCATCGCCAAACTATAGCGGACCGTCAACCAAGGATGACGGCACGAATAACTTCTTCGCAAGCGATCCGACGCAGAATAACTACAAGTCCAATGCGCTGCGCGTCGATGTGGCGATTTCACAGGCGAATAAGATTTATGGGGAAGTGCACCGCAGCACCTCCTACACAAATCAGTCGAATGTATTTCACTCGATTGCGACTGGAACGAGCGCAGAAGTGCTGCTGTGGGGCGGCTCGATTGATGATACTCACACCTTCAACAGTACGACCTTTTTGGATACGCGGCTTGGCTTCAGCCGCAGCATAAACAGCTCAAACCCAAACAGCTATGGCACGGACCCCACAACGCTGGGCTTCCCGTCTTATATTCGTGGCGATTCGACGGCGTACGCCATTCCGCGGCTGACATTCTCAGATGATGGATATAGCAATATTCCGAGCATCAGCAGCGAGCCTGGAAGCACGGCGTCTTACGATAGCATTCAACTCTTCGCCAGTTTAAACAAGTCGATTGGCCGGCACACAATCAAGATCGGTCCAGATATTCGAGCGAATAAGGACTCGGTGTTATCGCCTGGCAATGCGGATGGCGACTATAGCTTTAGTACTGGTTCAACAGACTTCCTGACCAGTGGATCTACTGGAACAGTACAGCCCTTCGGCAGTACTTTTGCCATGCTCTATCTTGGACTACCGAGCAGTGGTTCTTACGATGTGAATACCAAGTTCCAGTACAACAACTGGTATAACGCGTTATTCATTCAGGATGACTGGAAGATCCGCCCGAACCTCACGGCCAGCCTCGGGCTCCGTCTCGAGCACGAGACGCCAGTGAACGAGAGCAATAACAAGATGACCACGGCATGGGATCCGAATGTCGAAAATGCATCTTCATCGGCTGCCGCAGCAGCCTATGCGGCCGATCCTTCGCTGCTGCCTGTTGCTGACTTCAAGCCGACCGGCGGGTTATATTATGCCAACAGCAGCGACCGGCACGCGTATCATACGGCGCCGTTGTACCTTGGGCCCCGTCTTGGCCTGGCCTACTCGCCTGAACTTACACACGGCACTACGGCCATCCGTCTGGGCTGGGGGGTGTTCGAAAATCCGTTCAACAACTATTACCAGGGGCAGACATACGGTTATTCGCAGACGACCAGCATGATCGTATCGAATGACAGCAATCAGACGGTCGCAACGACTCTGTCCGATCCCTTCCCGACAGCCAGCAATCCTATTGTTCAGCCGGCAGGCGCCGCGTGGGGCATCAATACGAACCTGGGTAGCAAGATGGTGTTTTACGGCAATATCAAGGTCCCGTATGCGATGCGTAGCAGCCTGGACATTCAGCAGCAGTTTGGAAAGAACTGGATGCTGGATATCGGCTATATCAATACTCACCAGGTGCATCTCTCTTATTCGAACACGATTACAGGTGGATCGGGATCCGTTCCTGTCTCCTATCTCAGCCGGTCGCGATATTACGATGCAGCGCTCACGGCAGAGTACAACACTACGGTCGCCAACCCATATAAAGGCACGCTGGTAGGGCCTGGAGCGACGACAGGGATTAACACCGCCTCCACACTCTCGGTATCGCAGTTGTTGTGGCCTTATTCCGAATACAGCAGCGTGACCCAGCAGCTGGTCCCGTATGGGAATGCAAATTACAACGCATTGCTTATTCGTCTCGAAAAGCGCATGGCAAATGGGCTTGATCTGGATGTGAACTATACCTATTCGCGCAACCTCGGCGCAGAATCGCAGCTGAACACCGCTGGCGCACTCTGGTATGGAGAAACAGCCTCGGATTTCCCACACAGCCTGCATCTCACGGCCATCTACCAACTCCCGTTTGGAAAAGGGCGCGCCTTCCTTGGTAACGCATCGAAGCTTGTAGATGAAGCACTTGGCGGATGGGAGCTGAGCACAATCTATAGCTTTGACTCGGGTACTCCGTATAGCTGGGGCAATGTGATTTATAACGGCAACTGGCACGATATCGATAACAATCCGCACAACGCCAAGGGAGAGGCTTTCAATACGAAGGTCTTTGATACACGTACCTGCGAAAACGGTACGACTACCTGCAACAATACTGTCGGATCGTCGAGTTACAACCCGAGCATTCAGCCGAATGCTTATAACAATCGCACCTTCCCGCTCTATGCGTGGAGAGCCGATCCAACCAATAACTGGGATTTCTCGATGCTGAAAAACTTCCGTATCCACGATCGGTTGCAGATTCAGCCTCGCATAGATGCTTTCAATATCTTTAATCGCGTGCAGTTCAGTGCGCCAAACTTGAGTCCGACCTCATCGGCCTTTGGTACGATTACTGCTCAACAGAACACGAATCGTCAGCTGCAGGGCGGAATTCATATCCTGTTTTAA